A genomic segment from uncultured Alistipes sp. encodes:
- a CDS encoding cation diffusion facilitator family transporter, whose protein sequence is MTHESELHSHHHHHHPAVSSLNKAFLWGIALNAGFVVVEFAVGLWYGSMGLLSDAGHNLSDVASLLMAMLAFRLAQAHATPKYTYGYKKSTVLISLLNSVILLIAVGVIIAESIGRMLHPEPVVGGAIAWTAGIGVVVNGFTAWLFLKDKERDLNVKGAYLHMAADALVSIGVLVSGVVISWTGWTLIDPIVGLAVAGVIVASVWSLTRDSLRLSLDGVPAGIDVAELERRMRAVPGVQAVHHIHVWALSTTENALTAHVVLSDFSELERIKRDLKALAAHSGISHATLEFETASERCADLCD, encoded by the coding sequence ATGACACACGAATCGGAACTTCATTCCCATCACCACCACCATCACCCGGCGGTGTCGTCACTGAACAAGGCCTTTCTGTGGGGGATTGCCCTGAATGCGGGCTTTGTCGTCGTGGAGTTCGCCGTGGGGCTCTGGTACGGTTCGATGGGGCTGCTCTCCGATGCGGGGCACAACCTCTCGGACGTGGCGAGCCTGCTGATGGCGATGCTGGCCTTCCGGCTGGCGCAGGCGCACGCCACCCCGAAATATACCTATGGCTATAAAAAGAGCACGGTGCTGATTTCGCTGCTCAACTCGGTGATCCTGCTGATTGCCGTGGGGGTAATTATCGCCGAGAGTATCGGCCGGATGCTGCACCCCGAGCCGGTCGTCGGCGGGGCGATTGCCTGGACGGCCGGCATCGGCGTTGTGGTCAACGGCTTTACGGCGTGGCTCTTCCTGAAGGACAAGGAGCGGGATCTGAATGTCAAGGGCGCCTACCTGCACATGGCTGCCGATGCCCTGGTATCGATTGGGGTGCTGGTTTCGGGCGTCGTGATTTCCTGGACGGGCTGGACGCTGATCGACCCGATCGTGGGCCTGGCGGTTGCGGGGGTAATCGTGGCTTCAGTGTGGTCGCTGACGCGCGACAGCCTGCGTTTGTCGCTCGACGGGGTCCCTGCGGGGATCGACGTCGCGGAGCTGGAACGGCGGATGCGAGCCGTCCCGGGCGTGCAGGCGGTCCACCATATCCATGTCTGGGCGCTCAGCACGACCGAAAATGCCTTGACGGCTCATGTTGTTCTGTCGGACTTCTCGGAACTGGAACGGATCAAGCGGGATCTGAAGGCGCTGGCTGCCCATTCCGGCATCTCCCACGCTACGCTGGAGTTCGAGACCGCATCGGAACGCTGTGCCGATCTTTGCGACTGA
- a CDS encoding DUF4271 domain-containing protein yields MIQPQEHIRPEVADARIGGDSAHGPANVIPEPDSARNGADSIRYGEADSLCCEGDSILPASVDSLRCGADGGAFADAEAPIPSPWRDTTETALFGRESYTVQPKRFERHVGTSLTENAVFQGFVLLLAATYATLLYRNLGDVKTLLKRISRDNTSGERLSEEPGGNSFSRFLNITTAIGMLFMGVIAVKYGDTLMTPRFGQALSHGAVLALSLLATAAWCAVVLFQSSLIRISGAITLSQPFTSHLALLRRSYFALAVIITSPTLLLFALCPRGTGDVWFFVGAVELIITAVLYLRESLNLFISKKISILHWFLYLCTVEVFPISLLWLLAAR; encoded by the coding sequence ATGATCCAACCTCAGGAACATATTCGGCCCGAAGTTGCGGACGCCCGGATCGGAGGTGATTCGGCACACGGCCCGGCGAATGTCATACCGGAGCCGGATTCGGCGCGGAACGGCGCGGATTCGATCCGATACGGGGAGGCGGATTCGCTGTGTTGCGAAGGGGATTCCATCCTCCCCGCGTCGGTTGATTCGCTGCGTTGCGGCGCAGACGGCGGAGCGTTTGCCGATGCGGAGGCTCCCATCCCCTCTCCCTGGCGCGACACGACGGAAACGGCCCTCTTCGGCCGGGAATCCTATACCGTACAACCCAAACGCTTCGAACGACATGTCGGGACGTCCCTGACCGAAAATGCCGTATTCCAGGGCTTCGTGCTCCTGCTCGCCGCAACCTACGCCACACTCCTGTACCGGAATCTCGGAGACGTAAAAACTCTCCTGAAACGGATCTCCCGCGACAATACCTCCGGAGAACGGCTCTCCGAAGAGCCCGGAGGAAACAGTTTCTCCCGCTTCCTGAACATCACAACGGCAATCGGAATGCTCTTCATGGGGGTCATCGCCGTCAAGTACGGAGATACGCTCATGACACCCCGGTTCGGCCAGGCTCTCTCCCACGGCGCCGTCCTCGCACTCAGTCTCCTCGCTACGGCGGCCTGGTGCGCCGTGGTGCTCTTCCAGTCCTCCCTGATCCGGATCTCCGGAGCCATCACCCTCTCGCAACCCTTCACCTCCCATCTCGCCCTCCTCCGCAGGAGCTACTTCGCCCTGGCCGTCATCATCACATCCCCGACACTCCTCCTCTTCGCCCTGTGCCCTCGCGGTACCGGAGATGTCTGGTTCTTCGTCGGGGCCGTGGAATTGATCATTACGGCCGTTTTATACCTTAGAGAATCCCTCAACCTCTTTATTTCTAAAAAAATTTCGATTTTGCATTGGTTTTTGTACCTTTGCACCGTGGAAGTCTTCCCAATCAGTCTCTTATGGCTCCTTGCGGCAAGATGA
- a CDS encoding uroporphyrinogen-III synthase, translated as MKVKSVLVSQPRPAVIEKSPFHELAQKYQVEVAYKPFIRVEGVSLKEFRAQRVEILSHSAVIFTSRTTVDSFFHICEEARISVPETMKYICQTEAVALYLQKYIVYRKRKISFADGSFTSLVELIIKHKEEKFLLALSEPHKPELPETLAKLKLAVDPVILARTVASDLEALKMEEYDLLALYSPSDVKALVEKFGTEGLPPVAVFGEGTLKAALEAGITVLANAPTPEAPSMVKAIDLFLQKVRNGEEIAPVELVTDARKEEFIRTQQHKLAKKNRARRAPAPETKK; from the coding sequence TTGAAAGTAAAGAGCGTATTGGTCTCACAGCCCAGGCCCGCTGTCATCGAAAAGTCCCCGTTCCACGAACTGGCCCAGAAATACCAGGTCGAGGTGGCATACAAACCGTTTATCCGGGTAGAAGGCGTATCCTTGAAGGAATTCCGCGCCCAAAGAGTCGAGATCCTGTCCCACTCCGCCGTCATCTTCACATCCCGGACTACCGTCGACAGCTTCTTCCACATCTGCGAAGAGGCCCGCATATCCGTGCCCGAAACCATGAAGTACATCTGCCAGACCGAAGCCGTGGCGCTCTATCTCCAGAAGTACATCGTTTACCGGAAACGTAAAATATCATTCGCCGACGGATCATTTACCTCCCTCGTCGAACTCATCATCAAACACAAGGAGGAGAAATTCCTCCTCGCCCTGAGCGAACCCCACAAACCCGAACTCCCCGAAACGCTCGCAAAACTCAAACTCGCCGTCGATCCCGTCATCCTCGCACGGACCGTCGCCAGCGACCTCGAAGCCCTCAAAATGGAGGAGTACGACCTGTTGGCCCTCTACTCCCCGTCGGATGTGAAGGCACTCGTCGAAAAGTTCGGGACAGAGGGTCTGCCCCCCGTCGCCGTTTTCGGCGAGGGGACCCTGAAGGCTGCGCTCGAAGCCGGAATAACCGTCCTGGCCAATGCACCCACGCCCGAGGCGCCCTCGATGGTGAAGGCCATCGACCTCTTCCTCCAGAAGGTTCGCAATGGAGAGGAGATCGCCCCCGTGGAGCTGGTGACCGACGCCCGCAAAGAGGAGTTTATCCGCACCCAGCAGCATAAACTCGCCAAAAAAAACCGGGCTCGCCGCGCCCCGGCCCCGGAAACCAAAAAGTAA
- the hflX gene encoding GTPase HflX, with the protein MEEKRQTNNPTEASPADLQERAVLVAVVRDNQDARQAEEYLDELEFLAETADIRAVKRFTQRLPQPSSRIYVGPGKLEEIVTYCKEEEIDVVIFDDELSPSQTRNIEKELPCRLLDRTRLILDIFLSRAQTAYAKTQVQLANYEYMLPRLSGLWTHLERQRGGTGTRGGAGEREIETDRRIIRNRIAKLKEDLKKIDRQMAVQRSNRGSLVRVALVGYTNVGKSTLMNLISKSDVFAENKLFATLDTTVRKVVFDNLPFLLSDTVGFIRKLPTELIESFKSTLDEVREADLLVHVVDISHPQFEDQIAVVKQTLQEIGAGDKPVYLVFNKVDAYTWVEKSEDDLTPATRENRSLDDLKQSWIARANTPCIFLSALQKINLEKFRSDLYGMVREIHAGRYPFNNFLY; encoded by the coding sequence TTGGAAGAAAAGAGACAAACGAATAACCCGACGGAGGCATCGCCTGCGGATTTGCAGGAGCGTGCCGTACTGGTTGCCGTCGTCCGGGACAACCAGGATGCCCGTCAGGCCGAGGAGTACCTCGACGAACTGGAGTTCCTGGCCGAGACGGCGGACATCCGGGCGGTGAAACGCTTCACGCAGCGTCTTCCGCAACCGTCGTCGCGCATCTACGTAGGCCCGGGCAAACTGGAGGAGATCGTGACGTACTGCAAGGAGGAGGAGATCGACGTGGTGATCTTCGACGACGAACTCTCTCCGTCTCAGACGCGCAATATCGAGAAGGAGCTTCCGTGCCGGTTGCTGGACCGCACGCGGCTGATCCTGGACATCTTCCTCTCGCGGGCCCAGACGGCCTATGCGAAGACGCAGGTGCAACTGGCCAACTACGAATACATGCTTCCGCGCCTGTCGGGGCTGTGGACGCACCTCGAACGGCAGCGCGGCGGTACGGGAACGCGTGGCGGTGCGGGAGAACGGGAGATCGAGACCGACCGCCGTATCATCCGCAACCGCATCGCCAAACTGAAGGAGGACCTGAAGAAGATCGACCGTCAGATGGCCGTACAGCGTTCGAACCGCGGGTCGCTGGTGCGTGTGGCGCTGGTGGGCTATACGAACGTGGGGAAATCGACGCTGATGAACCTGATTTCGAAGAGCGACGTCTTTGCGGAGAACAAGCTATTCGCGACGCTGGACACGACGGTTCGGAAGGTTGTTTTCGACAATCTGCCGTTCCTGCTTTCGGATACGGTAGGTTTCATCCGCAAGCTGCCGACGGAGTTGATCGAGTCGTTCAAGTCGACGCTCGACGAGGTCCGGGAGGCCGATCTGCTGGTGCATGTGGTGGACATTTCGCATCCTCAGTTCGAGGATCAGATTGCAGTGGTCAAGCAGACGCTGCAGGAGATCGGGGCCGGGGACAAGCCGGTTTATCTGGTTTTCAACAAGGTGGATGCCTACACGTGGGTCGAGAAGTCCGAAGACGACCTGACGCCTGCGACGCGGGAGAACCGCTCTCTGGACGATCTGAAGCAGAGTTGGATTGCGCGGGCCAATACGCCGTGCATTTTCCTTTCGGCGCTGCAGAAGATCAACCTGGAAAAATTCCGCTCGGATTTGTATGGAATGGTGCGAGAGATTCATGCCGGGCGTTATCCGTTCAACAATTTTCTCTATTGA
- a CDS encoding sulfatase-like hydrolase/transferase, with the protein MKRKIGFVLATFAATVAVMAVQKPVFMAWYALEASGAGFGGWLAVLWHGLSLDLTVAGYVTALPLLITLATLWVRLPERLWRGILTGYFVLVAIFTAVIFSVDVALYEHWGFRLDSTILIYLADPKEAMASVDFWLGVRQTLLAAVYAGLMIVLYRRVLRLFDGEPTGWRAAIPGSLALLLLAGFDFLAIRGGTGASTANVSKVYFSSTMFLNHAATNPVFSFLSSLGDQNTDYASEYPFYGEAERAARFEALRGNAPGAAGPTERLLKSDRPNVVLVILESFARTVMDETVEGEAVMPNMQRWKEKGVWFENFFANSYRTDRGEVAILSGFPAQTHLSIMKLPAKSHNLPSVARTLGAAGYATSFSYGGDLNFTNQASYMYATGWQELIWQKDLRFDARPSDWGYDDALMCDWFADRVISLDAAGKPFLAGLLTLSSHKPFDVPYSKFEDPVLNAMAFSDDCVGRMLDRLQASPAWENLLVVLVADHGYPYPRTLTYNEPLRHRIPMIWTGGAVSEPRVVETYASQIDLAATLLGQMELSHADFDYSKDIFAPAPPRKFAYYTFNEGFGVVDSLGAAVWDATGDRVVTATNPELLDVGRAMLQTTYTDIGRR; encoded by the coding sequence ATGAAACGGAAGATCGGGTTCGTTTTGGCGACGTTTGCCGCCACGGTGGCGGTGATGGCGGTCCAGAAGCCGGTTTTCATGGCGTGGTACGCTTTGGAGGCTTCGGGTGCGGGATTCGGGGGCTGGCTGGCGGTGTTGTGGCACGGGCTGTCGCTGGACCTGACCGTAGCGGGCTATGTGACGGCCCTGCCGCTGCTCATAACGCTTGCCACGCTGTGGGTGCGTCTTCCGGAGCGGCTCTGGCGGGGTATCCTGACGGGTTATTTCGTGCTGGTAGCCATTTTCACGGCGGTGATCTTCTCCGTGGACGTGGCGCTCTACGAACATTGGGGCTTCCGCCTGGATTCCACGATCCTGATCTATCTGGCCGATCCGAAGGAGGCGATGGCGAGTGTGGATTTCTGGCTCGGGGTGCGTCAGACGCTGTTGGCGGCAGTCTATGCGGGTCTGATGATCGTGCTCTACCGCCGGGTGCTGCGGCTTTTCGACGGCGAACCGACGGGCTGGCGCGCGGCAATCCCCGGAAGCCTGGCATTGCTCTTGCTGGCGGGTTTCGACTTTCTGGCCATCCGCGGCGGCACGGGAGCCTCGACGGCCAATGTCTCGAAGGTTTACTTCAGCTCCACGATGTTCCTGAACCATGCGGCGACGAACCCCGTTTTTTCGTTTCTTTCGAGCCTGGGCGACCAGAATACGGACTACGCTTCGGAATATCCCTTCTACGGGGAGGCGGAGCGTGCGGCGCGCTTCGAGGCGCTGCGGGGCAATGCCCCGGGAGCTGCCGGCCCGACGGAACGGCTTCTGAAGAGCGATCGTCCGAACGTGGTGCTGGTGATCCTGGAGAGCTTCGCCCGCACGGTGATGGACGAGACGGTGGAGGGTGAGGCGGTGATGCCGAACATGCAGCGTTGGAAGGAGAAGGGCGTCTGGTTCGAGAACTTCTTTGCCAATTCGTACCGCACGGACCGCGGGGAGGTTGCGATTCTGAGCGGCTTTCCGGCCCAGACGCACCTGTCGATCATGAAGCTCCCGGCGAAGAGCCACAATCTGCCGTCGGTGGCGCGCACGCTGGGTGCGGCGGGTTACGCGACGAGTTTTTCGTACGGCGGGGACCTGAACTTCACGAATCAGGCCTCGTACATGTACGCGACGGGCTGGCAGGAGCTGATCTGGCAAAAGGACCTCCGGTTCGACGCGCGGCCCTCGGACTGGGGCTATGACGACGCGCTGATGTGCGATTGGTTTGCCGATCGGGTGATCTCGCTGGATGCGGCGGGCAAACCCTTCCTGGCGGGTCTGCTGACGCTGAGCAGCCATAAGCCCTTCGACGTTCCCTACTCGAAGTTCGAGGATCCGGTGCTGAACGCCATGGCCTTTTCGGATGACTGCGTGGGGCGGATGCTCGACCGGCTGCAGGCTTCTCCGGCATGGGAGAACCTGCTGGTGGTGCTGGTTGCCGACCACGGCTATCCCTACCCGCGGACGCTGACCTACAACGAGCCGCTGCGGCATCGGATCCCGATGATCTGGACGGGCGGTGCGGTGTCGGAACCCCGGGTGGTGGAGACCTACGCTTCGCAGATCGACCTGGCAGCGACGCTGCTGGGTCAGATGGAGCTTTCGCACGCCGATTTCGATTACAGCAAGGATATTTTTGCCCCGGCGCCACCCCGGAAATTCGCCTACTATACGTTCAACGAGGGTTTTGGCGTGGTCGATTCGCTGGGTGCCGCGGTTTGGGACGCCACGGGCGACCGGGTGGTGACGGCAACGAATCCCGAGCTGCTGGACGTGGGCCGGGCGATGCTGCAGACGACCTATACGGACATCGGGCGGCGTTGA
- the yidD gene encoding membrane protein insertion efficiency factor YidD: MPSTGFWNRLPGVCKRICAWPLILLVRFYQLCISPLTPPSCRFTPTCSQYALEALRKYGPLKGLWLTLRRLAKCHPWGGSGYDPVP, translated from the coding sequence ATGCCGTCCACCGGATTCTGGAATCGATTGCCGGGAGTCTGTAAACGGATCTGTGCCTGGCCGCTGATTCTGCTCGTGCGCTTCTATCAGCTCTGCATATCGCCCCTCACGCCGCCTTCTTGCCGCTTTACCCCCACCTGCTCGCAATATGCACTCGAAGCCCTGCGCAAATACGGACCCCTCAAGGGTCTCTGGCTCACCCTGCGCCGACTGGCAAAGTGTCACCCCTGGGGCGGAAGCGGGTACGATCCCGTTCCGTAA
- the rlmN gene encoding 23S rRNA (adenine(2503)-C(2))-methyltransferase RlmN, translated as MTDPEYLYGKNPEELATLCNELGMPRFAARQIARWLYVRHVEDPLRMTDIAAAHRQRLAERFAPALRAPEHESRSADGTKKYLFRTLQGHFIESAYIPDGDRATLCVSSQAGCRMGCRFCATGRQGLQQSLSAAEILNQIVSLPERDRLTNLVFMGMGEPLDNADNVLRALEILTAEWGFAWSPTRITLSTAGVVPQLRRFLDASKVHLAVSLHNPFPDERAEIMPVEKAWPIAQVVEILREYDFTHQRRVSFEYIVMSGLNDSPRHIRELSRLLNGIKCRINLIRFHKIPGSPYFSPDADAMIRFRDALTARGIQTTIRASRGEDIQAACGLLSTRMKNEPA; from the coding sequence ATGACCGATCCGGAATACCTGTACGGAAAAAATCCCGAGGAACTCGCCACACTCTGCAACGAACTGGGAATGCCGCGGTTCGCCGCCCGGCAGATCGCCCGATGGCTCTATGTCCGCCATGTCGAGGATCCCCTGCGCATGACCGACATCGCCGCCGCACACCGGCAGCGCCTCGCCGAACGATTCGCTCCCGCACTCCGCGCTCCGGAACACGAAAGCCGCTCCGCTGACGGAACCAAAAAATACCTCTTCCGGACCCTCCAGGGCCATTTCATTGAGTCGGCCTACATCCCCGACGGCGACCGCGCCACGCTCTGCGTCTCCTCGCAGGCCGGATGCCGCATGGGATGCCGGTTCTGTGCCACCGGGAGGCAGGGACTCCAGCAGTCGCTATCCGCGGCCGAAATCCTCAACCAGATCGTCTCGCTCCCCGAGCGCGACCGGCTCACGAACCTCGTATTCATGGGCATGGGAGAGCCCCTCGACAATGCGGACAACGTCCTGCGGGCCCTCGAAATCCTCACCGCCGAGTGGGGATTCGCCTGGTCCCCGACCCGCATCACCCTCTCCACGGCCGGGGTCGTGCCACAGCTCCGGCGCTTCCTCGACGCATCGAAGGTCCATCTGGCCGTGAGTCTCCACAACCCCTTCCCCGACGAGCGCGCCGAGATCATGCCCGTCGAAAAGGCCTGGCCCATCGCCCAGGTCGTCGAGATCCTGCGCGAGTACGACTTCACCCACCAGCGCCGCGTCTCGTTCGAATACATCGTCATGAGCGGGCTGAACGATTCGCCCCGCCATATCCGCGAGCTGTCGCGGCTGCTGAACGGAATCAAATGCCGGATCAATCTGATCCGGTTCCACAAGATTCCCGGGTCTCCCTACTTCTCGCCCGACGCCGACGCCATGATCCGCTTCCGCGACGCACTCACCGCCCGCGGCATTCAGACCACCATCCGCGCCTCCCGCGGCGAGGATATTCAGGCCGCCTGCGGGCTGTTGAGCACCCGAATGAAAAACGAACCCGCTTAA
- a CDS encoding helix-turn-helix transcriptional regulator, with protein MYKSGGYGGDDRMCDLVCDRYAVLQVMSRFGIALGFGDKTIAEVCADNQVDTATFLAVVNLLMNFGNGEELAGEVSVRALTDYLHNSHGYFLDFRLPTIRRKLIEAVDCSQSDVSFAIMRFFDEYVAEVQRHMAYEEQTVFPYVESLLAGEKNTTYSMDIFRRQHDQVDAKLRELKNIIIKYYPSGSTNQLNGVLFDIFTCEQELASHNAVEDEIFIPAVERLAATGPRLAKPEPLSTREKEIIVCVVKGMTNKQIADTLCISAHTVITHRRNIAAKLQIHSAAGLTIYAIVNKLVELSEIKETLPES; from the coding sequence ATGTATAAATCCGGAGGATATGGCGGCGATGACCGCATGTGTGACCTGGTCTGCGACCGCTATGCGGTGCTGCAGGTGATGAGCCGTTTCGGCATTGCGCTGGGCTTCGGGGACAAGACGATCGCGGAGGTCTGTGCGGATAACCAGGTCGATACGGCGACGTTCCTGGCGGTTGTGAATCTGCTGATGAACTTCGGCAACGGCGAGGAGCTGGCCGGCGAGGTCTCGGTGCGTGCGCTGACCGACTACCTGCACAATTCGCACGGCTATTTTCTGGACTTCCGGCTTCCGACGATCCGCCGCAAACTGATCGAGGCGGTGGATTGCTCGCAGAGCGACGTGTCGTTTGCCATCATGCGCTTTTTCGACGAATATGTGGCCGAGGTCCAGCGTCACATGGCCTACGAGGAGCAAACGGTCTTTCCGTATGTGGAGTCGCTGCTTGCGGGGGAGAAGAATACGACCTATTCGATGGATATCTTCCGACGGCAGCACGACCAGGTGGATGCGAAGTTGCGCGAGTTGAAGAACATCATCATCAAATACTACCCTTCGGGGAGCACGAACCAGCTGAACGGCGTGCTGTTCGACATTTTCACGTGCGAACAGGAGCTGGCGTCGCACAACGCCGTGGAGGATGAGATTTTCATTCCTGCGGTGGAGCGGTTGGCGGCAACGGGCCCGCGTCTGGCGAAACCCGAACCGCTGAGCACGCGGGAGAAGGAGATCATCGTCTGCGTGGTGAAGGGGATGACGAACAAGCAGATTGCCGATACGCTGTGCATTTCGGCGCATACGGTCATCACGCACCGGCGGAACATTGCCGCGAAACTGCAGATCCACTCGGCGGCGGGTCTGACGATCTACGCCATTGTGAACAAACTGGTCGAGCTCTCCGAAATCAAGGAGACGTTGCCTGAATCATAA
- a CDS encoding ribonuclease P protein component, which produces MATHSLPRNERLRSLGAVRRLFEAGESGFIFPFRYVWFAEPDTERSVEVLFSVPKKFHKRANKRNLLRRRTKEAYRLQKQILTEGRPLNLDLALIYASKEPLSAKSIAHAVHRILESIAGSL; this is translated from the coding sequence ATGGCTACGCACTCGCTCCCCCGCAATGAAAGACTGCGCTCGCTGGGTGCAGTGCGCAGACTTTTCGAGGCCGGAGAGAGCGGCTTCATCTTCCCGTTCCGATACGTCTGGTTCGCAGAACCCGATACGGAACGAAGCGTCGAGGTGCTCTTCTCGGTCCCCAAAAAGTTCCACAAACGAGCCAACAAACGGAACCTCCTCCGCCGCAGAACCAAGGAGGCCTACCGTCTGCAAAAGCAGATCCTCACAGAAGGTCGTCCCCTGAATCTCGATCTCGCTCTCATCTACGCTTCCAAGGAACCCCTCTCCGCAAAAAGTATCGCTCATGCCGTCCACCGGATTCTGGAATCGATTGCCGGGAGTCTGTAA
- a CDS encoding TonB family protein → MEIKKNPKADLKNKRGLLLEIGLVISLLLVIVAFEYTPEEKRIEKVDLQTAIVEEQIVEITRQDQKPPEPPKKVEVKVIADLLQVVTNDTKITTEVDFTEFDEDVDVVQTVGVVEEEVVEEDQPFLIAETMPSFQGGDLNTFRAWVQQNVKFPQIALENGIQGRVVLSFVIEKDGRLTNIQVLQTPDRSLSEEAVRVLSKSPKWTPGKQRNQVVRVKYTLPVDFRVQN, encoded by the coding sequence ATGGAAATCAAAAAAAATCCTAAAGCAGACCTTAAGAACAAACGGGGTCTTTTGTTGGAGATCGGCCTTGTGATATCGCTGCTGCTCGTGATTGTGGCTTTCGAGTATACGCCGGAAGAGAAGCGCATTGAGAAGGTAGACCTTCAGACGGCTATCGTTGAGGAGCAGATTGTCGAGATTACGCGTCAGGACCAGAAGCCGCCCGAGCCCCCCAAGAAGGTGGAGGTGAAAGTGATCGCCGACCTGCTTCAGGTCGTGACCAATGACACGAAGATTACCACGGAGGTCGACTTTACGGAGTTTGACGAGGATGTGGATGTCGTGCAGACGGTCGGTGTCGTCGAGGAGGAGGTTGTCGAGGAAGACCAGCCGTTCCTGATTGCCGAGACGATGCCCTCGTTCCAGGGCGGTGACCTCAATACGTTCCGTGCGTGGGTTCAGCAGAATGTGAAGTTCCCGCAGATTGCCCTGGAGAACGGTATTCAGGGCCGAGTGGTTCTGTCGTTCGTGATTGAGAAGGACGGCCGTCTGACCAACATCCAGGTGCTGCAGACTCCGGACCGTTCGCTGTCGGAGGAGGCCGTCCGCGTGCTGAGCAAGTCGCCGAAGTGGACGCCGGGCAAACAGCGTAACCAGGTTGTACGTGTGAAGTATACGTTGCCGGTGGATTTCCGCGTACAGAACTGA
- the upp gene encoding uracil phosphoribosyltransferase, with translation MTLHVLSQQNTVLNKFIAEIRDREIQKDSMRFRRNMERIGEITAYEISKALHYRPQVVETPLGEATVQAIDDQLVIATILRAGLPYHQGFLNYFDDAQNAFVSAYRKSTKDGKFKVKVEYISCGSLEGKTLLLVDPMLATGSSLVLTYNALCEKGGTPAHTHVAAVIASEQGVDYAMKHMPYQTTTIWTAVVDEELTSRSYIVPGIGDAGDLAYGEKI, from the coding sequence ATGACACTTCACGTCCTTTCCCAACAGAACACCGTACTGAACAAGTTCATTGCGGAGATCCGCGACCGTGAGATCCAGAAGGATTCGATGCGTTTCCGACGGAATATGGAGCGGATCGGCGAGATCACGGCCTACGAGATTTCGAAGGCGTTGCACTACCGTCCGCAGGTTGTCGAGACTCCGTTAGGCGAGGCGACGGTCCAGGCGATCGACGACCAGTTGGTGATTGCCACGATTCTTCGTGCGGGGCTTCCCTACCACCAGGGTTTTCTGAACTATTTCGACGATGCGCAGAATGCCTTCGTGTCGGCCTACCGCAAGAGCACGAAGGACGGGAAATTCAAGGTGAAGGTGGAGTATATCTCGTGCGGGAGTCTGGAGGGCAAGACGCTGCTGCTGGTGGACCCGATGCTGGCGACGGGTTCGTCGCTGGTTCTGACCTACAATGCGTTGTGCGAGAAGGGCGGGACTCCGGCGCACACGCATGTGGCGGCTGTGATTGCCAGTGAGCAGGGCGTTGACTATGCGATGAAACACATGCCGTATCAGACGACTACGATCTGGACGGCGGTTGTCGACGAGGAGTTGACCTCGCGGTCGTATATCGTTCCGGGTATCGGTGATGCGGGCGATCTGGCCTACGGTGAAAAGATCTGA